In a genomic window of Amycolatopsis japonica:
- a CDS encoding class II fumarate hydratase produces the protein MAEQEYRIEHDTMGEVRVPVDALYRAQTQRAVENFPISGRGLERAQIRALGLLKAAAARVNARLGVLDAEVAEAIAKAADEVAEGEHDAHFPIDVFQTGSGTSSNMNANEVIATLASKALGRDVHPNDHVNASQSSNDTFPTTIHVAATEAVLSDVIPALEYLAAAIETRATEWADIVKSGRTHLMDAVPITFGQEAGAWASQVRFGVERLKSGLPRLGELPIGGTAVGSGLNAPEGFGSAVSQELASVTGLPLTEARDHFEAQATQDSVVETSGHLRTVAVSLNKIANDLRWLGSGPRTGLAELALPDLQPGSSIMPGKVNPVIPEATLQVVAQVIGNDAAVAFAGAAGNFQLNVNLPVIARNVLESARLLAAVSRLLADKVFAGVTVNTDRAREYAEGSPSIVTPLNKYIGYEEAAAIAKQALKELKTIREVVIERGHVANGKLTEAQLDEALDVLRMARGGR, from the coding sequence ATGGCTGAACAGGAATACCGGATCGAACACGACACCATGGGCGAGGTGCGCGTCCCCGTCGACGCCCTCTACCGCGCGCAGACGCAGCGCGCCGTCGAGAACTTCCCGATCTCCGGCCGTGGCCTGGAGCGCGCCCAGATCCGCGCGCTCGGCCTGCTGAAGGCCGCCGCGGCGCGGGTCAACGCGCGGCTCGGCGTGCTGGACGCCGAGGTCGCCGAGGCCATCGCGAAGGCCGCGGACGAGGTCGCCGAGGGCGAGCACGACGCGCACTTCCCGATCGACGTGTTCCAGACCGGTTCCGGGACCTCGTCGAACATGAACGCCAACGAGGTCATCGCGACGCTCGCGTCGAAGGCGTTGGGCCGCGACGTGCACCCGAACGACCACGTCAACGCTTCGCAGTCGTCGAACGACACCTTCCCGACGACGATCCACGTCGCCGCGACGGAAGCAGTGCTCTCCGATGTGATCCCCGCTCTGGAGTACCTCGCGGCCGCCATCGAGACGCGGGCAACGGAATGGGCGGACATCGTGAAGTCCGGCCGCACGCACCTGATGGACGCCGTGCCGATCACCTTCGGCCAGGAAGCGGGCGCCTGGGCGTCGCAGGTCCGGTTCGGGGTCGAACGGCTGAAGTCGGGCCTGCCACGGCTCGGCGAACTGCCGATCGGCGGGACCGCGGTCGGCTCCGGGCTGAACGCGCCCGAGGGCTTCGGCTCGGCGGTCTCGCAGGAGCTGGCATCGGTGACCGGCCTTCCGCTGACCGAGGCGCGCGACCACTTCGAGGCGCAGGCGACGCAGGACAGCGTCGTCGAGACGTCCGGGCATCTGCGCACGGTCGCGGTGTCGCTGAACAAGATCGCGAACGACCTCCGTTGGCTGGGGTCCGGCCCGCGCACCGGGCTCGCCGAACTGGCGCTGCCGGATCTGCAGCCGGGTTCGTCGATCATGCCGGGCAAGGTGAACCCGGTGATCCCGGAGGCGACGCTGCAGGTGGTCGCCCAGGTGATCGGGAACGACGCGGCGGTCGCGTTCGCGGGCGCGGCGGGCAACTTCCAGCTCAACGTCAACCTGCCGGTGATCGCGCGCAACGTGCTCGAATCGGCGCGGCTGCTCGCCGCGGTCTCGCGGCTGCTGGCGGACAAGGTGTTCGCGGGCGTGACCGTGAACACCGACCGCGCGCGCGAGTACGCCGAGGGTTCGCCGTCGATCGTGACGCCGCTGAACAAGTACATCGGCTACGAAGAGGCCGCCGCCATCGCGAAGCAGGCGCTCAAGGAGCTGAAGACGATCCGCGAGGTCGTGATCGAACGCGGTCACGTCGCGAACGGCAAGCTCACCGAAGCGCAGCTGGACGAGGCTCTCGACGTCCTCCGTATGGCGCGCGGAGGACGCTAA
- a CDS encoding NAD(P)/FAD-dependent oxidoreductase encodes MSESAGETSYDLVIIGAGPTGLFAAYYAGFRGLSMAVVDSLPEAGGQVTAMYPEKMIYDVGGFAEVRGRDLVRGLLDQAAPFKPVYLLGRKAEKLESVEGGVTITLDGGQVLRAGAVLITAGIGEFTPRPLPAGDGWLGRGMVHFVPSLKAHEGQHVVVVGGGDSAFDWVLALHPVAASVTLVHRRAKFRAAESIVRQARELGVRIVTDAEVTRFLDRDGTLAEVEIRLKGAEPEVLRADTVVAALGFTADLGPIESWGLQIDHRAIAVDSTMATSRERVYAAGDVAAYPGKVKLIATGFGEAATAVNNIAVALNPEAHLFPGHSSNAE; translated from the coding sequence ATGAGCGAGTCCGCTGGGGAAACGTCGTACGACCTCGTCATCATCGGGGCGGGTCCGACAGGTCTTTTCGCCGCCTACTACGCGGGATTCCGCGGCCTTTCGATGGCCGTCGTGGATTCACTGCCGGAAGCGGGCGGTCAGGTCACCGCGATGTACCCCGAAAAGATGATCTACGACGTCGGCGGGTTCGCCGAGGTCCGCGGCCGCGATCTGGTCCGGGGCCTGCTCGACCAGGCGGCGCCGTTCAAACCCGTGTATCTGCTCGGACGCAAGGCAGAAAAACTCGAAAGCGTCGAAGGCGGCGTCACCATCACCCTCGACGGCGGGCAGGTCCTGCGCGCCGGCGCGGTGCTGATCACCGCCGGGATCGGCGAGTTCACGCCGAGGCCGCTGCCCGCGGGCGACGGCTGGCTCGGCCGCGGCATGGTCCATTTCGTGCCGTCGTTGAAGGCGCACGAAGGGCAGCACGTGGTCGTCGTCGGCGGCGGGGACTCGGCGTTCGACTGGGTGCTCGCGCTGCATCCTGTCGCCGCGAGTGTCACTCTCGTGCACCGCCGCGCGAAGTTCCGCGCGGCCGAGTCGATCGTGCGGCAGGCGCGCGAACTCGGCGTGCGGATCGTCACCGACGCCGAAGTCACCAGGTTCCTCGATCGCGACGGCACGCTGGCCGAGGTCGAGATCCGGCTCAAGGGCGCCGAGCCCGAGGTGCTGCGCGCGGACACGGTGGTCGCCGCGCTCGGTTTCACCGCGGATCTCGGGCCGATCGAAAGCTGGGGACTCCAGATCGACCACCGCGCGATCGCCGTCGACTCGACCATGGCGACCTCGCGGGAGCGGGTCTACGCGGCGGGCGACGTCGCGGCGTATCCGGGGAAGGTGAAGCTGATCGCGACCGGGTTCGGGGAAGCGGCGACGGCGGTGAACAACATCGCGGTCGCTTTGAATCCGGAGGCGCATCTGTTCCCCGGTCACTCCAGCAACGCCGAGTAG
- a CDS encoding S1 family peptidase, whose translation MLKRVLVVLLAAMVLTPVGQATGAGDLVGGREADEPYPFIVSLHSASGKAFCAGTLIAADWLVTAGHCVEGKNAANLGARIGSNDNTQGGEIAKLAEIVVNPSYNPEPEHAGGDLALVRLAAPVKTAPIAIGAVVAPGTATRLLGWGQTCPTSGCGKGPAKLQQLDTKIVEGTRCTAKFDGAVELCTDNPGGNTGSCYGDSGGPEIAKVDEKWVLLGTISRPGNADPVCATSPSIATSVVAYAQWIAEKITPPTPAPPA comes from the coding sequence GTGCTCAAGCGCGTGCTCGTGGTCCTGCTCGCGGCGATGGTCCTCACGCCGGTCGGGCAGGCCACGGGCGCGGGCGACCTCGTCGGCGGCAGAGAGGCCGACGAGCCCTACCCGTTCATCGTTTCGCTGCATTCGGCCTCCGGCAAGGCTTTCTGCGCCGGGACGCTGATCGCGGCGGACTGGCTCGTGACCGCGGGACACTGCGTCGAGGGCAAGAACGCGGCGAATCTGGGCGCGCGGATCGGCAGCAACGACAACACCCAAGGCGGCGAGATCGCGAAACTCGCCGAGATCGTGGTGAATCCGTCCTACAACCCCGAACCCGAGCACGCGGGCGGCGATCTCGCGCTGGTGCGGCTGGCCGCCCCGGTGAAGACGGCGCCGATCGCGATCGGGGCCGTCGTGGCGCCCGGGACGGCGACACGGCTGCTCGGCTGGGGCCAGACGTGCCCGACTTCGGGCTGCGGCAAGGGTCCGGCGAAGCTGCAGCAACTGGACACGAAGATCGTCGAAGGCACGCGATGCACCGCCAAGTTCGACGGCGCCGTCGAACTGTGCACCGACAACCCCGGCGGGAACACGGGTTCGTGCTACGGCGATTCCGGTGGACCGGAGATCGCCAAGGTCGACGAGAAGTGGGTGCTGCTGGGCACGATCAGCCGCCCGGGCAACGCGGATCCGGTGTGCGCGACCTCGCCGTCGATCGCGACTTCGGTGGTGGCGTACGCGCAGTGGATCGCGGAGAAGATCACGCCGCCTACGCCCGCTCCGCCCGCTTGA
- the glpX gene encoding class II fructose-bisphosphatase: MPTPTSSASSSRRPEAPDRNLAMELVRVTEAAAMAAGRWVGRGDKIGGDGAAVDAMRQLVSTVSMRGVVVIGEGEKDEAPMLFNGEEVGNGDGPDCDVAVDPVDGTTLMAKGMPNALAVLAVAERGAMFDPSAVFYMEKLAVGPDAAGKVDLAAPIAENIRRVAKAKNSSVSDVTVCILDRPRHEQLIKEVREAGARIRFISDGDVAGAIAAARPSTGVDMLLGIGGTPEGIIAACAMKCLGGELQGRLWPKDDAEREKALAAGHDLDRVLGNDDLVRGDNVFFCATGVTDGDLLRGVHYRAGGATTQSIVMRSKSGTVRMIDGYHRLTKLRSYSSVNFDGHLDDTLEDDVVPPLP; the protein is encoded by the coding sequence ATGCCCACCCCCACCTCGTCCGCCAGCTCTTCGCGACGTCCTGAAGCCCCCGATCGCAACCTCGCGATGGAACTGGTCCGCGTGACCGAAGCCGCCGCGATGGCCGCGGGCCGCTGGGTGGGCCGCGGGGACAAGATCGGCGGGGACGGTGCCGCCGTGGACGCGATGCGCCAGCTGGTCTCGACCGTGTCGATGCGCGGTGTCGTCGTCATCGGCGAGGGTGAGAAGGACGAAGCCCCGATGCTGTTCAACGGGGAAGAGGTCGGCAACGGCGACGGGCCGGACTGCGACGTCGCGGTCGACCCGGTCGACGGGACGACCCTGATGGCCAAGGGCATGCCGAACGCGCTGGCCGTGCTCGCGGTCGCCGAACGCGGCGCGATGTTCGACCCGTCCGCGGTGTTCTACATGGAGAAGCTCGCCGTCGGCCCGGACGCCGCGGGCAAGGTCGACCTGGCCGCCCCGATCGCGGAGAACATCCGCCGGGTCGCGAAGGCCAAGAACTCCAGCGTCTCCGACGTCACCGTGTGCATCCTCGACCGGCCGCGCCACGAGCAGCTGATCAAGGAGGTCCGTGAGGCGGGCGCCCGGATCCGGTTCATCTCCGACGGCGACGTCGCGGGCGCGATCGCCGCGGCCCGGCCGAGCACCGGTGTCGACATGCTGCTCGGCATCGGCGGCACCCCCGAAGGCATCATCGCGGCCTGCGCGATGAAGTGCCTCGGCGGCGAACTGCAGGGCCGGCTGTGGCCGAAGGACGACGCGGAGCGCGAGAAGGCGCTGGCCGCGGGCCACGACCTCGACCGCGTGCTCGGCAACGACGACCTCGTCCGCGGCGACAACGTGTTCTTCTGCGCCACCGGCGTCACCGACGGCGACCTGCTGCGCGGCGTGCACTACCGCGCGGGCGGCGCCACGACCCAGTCGATCGTGATGCGGTCGAAGTCCGGCACGGTCCGGATGATCGACGGCTACCACCGGCTGACCAAGCTCCGCTCGTACTCGTCCGTCAACTTCGACGGCCACCTCGACGACACTCTGGAAGACGACGTCGTTCCCCCGCTCCCCTAA
- a CDS encoding exodeoxyribonuclease VII small subunit, whose product MSETAELGYEQARDKLVEVVRELEAGGLSLEQSLALWEKGEQLAKVCEHHLEGARERIEAALSSVEDEAGDGQ is encoded by the coding sequence GTGAGCGAGACCGCCGAACTCGGCTACGAGCAGGCCCGCGACAAGCTGGTCGAGGTCGTCCGCGAACTCGAAGCGGGCGGGCTGTCCCTGGAACAGTCGCTCGCCCTGTGGGAGAAGGGCGAGCAGCTGGCGAAGGTCTGCGAGCACCACCTCGAGGGCGCGCGCGAGCGGATCGAGGCCGCGCTGTCGTCCGTCGAGGACGAGGCCGGCGACGGTCAGTGA
- the xseA gene encoding exodeoxyribonuclease VII large subunit: protein MSAEPTSAAGPSTTAENPWPVRTVARKVGEWINRLGAVWVEGQVTQISARQGTNTAFLTLRDPSADVSMSVTCPMGLLRTIEPPLREGASVVVHAKPTFFMNRGSLSLRANEIRAVGIGELLARIERLRRLLAAEGLFAPERKRKIPFLPKGIGLITGRASAAERDVLVNAQARWPHVAFKVINTAVQGSLAVPQILQALSKLDRDPDVDVIVIARGGGSVEDLLPFSDEALCRAVSAAGTPVVSAIGHEPDTPLLDHVADLRCSTPTDASKRIVPDVREETQRVHQMRDRGRRALHGWVDTQVRLLNQMRSRPVLADPLGPIQRRSDDVEIHRERGRRAMLTLLAKDQAEIASARARLTALGPAATLERGYAVVQYTDSEGNLQVLRSVSEVVDGAKLRVRVVDGALGAVVSGEPEEGR from the coding sequence GTGAGCGCCGAACCCACCTCAGCGGCCGGTCCGTCCACCACCGCCGAAAACCCGTGGCCGGTCCGCACGGTCGCCCGCAAGGTCGGCGAGTGGATCAACCGCCTCGGCGCGGTCTGGGTCGAGGGCCAGGTCACGCAGATCTCGGCCCGCCAGGGCACCAACACCGCGTTCCTGACCCTGCGCGACCCGTCCGCCGACGTCTCGATGTCGGTGACCTGCCCGATGGGTCTGCTGCGCACGATCGAACCGCCGCTGCGCGAGGGCGCGAGCGTCGTGGTGCACGCGAAACCGACGTTCTTCATGAACCGCGGTTCACTGAGCCTGCGCGCCAACGAGATCCGCGCCGTCGGCATCGGCGAGCTACTCGCGCGGATCGAGCGGCTGCGACGGCTGCTGGCCGCCGAGGGCCTGTTCGCGCCGGAGCGCAAACGCAAGATCCCGTTCCTGCCCAAGGGAATCGGCCTGATCACCGGACGCGCCTCCGCCGCCGAACGCGACGTGCTGGTGAACGCGCAGGCCCGCTGGCCGCATGTCGCGTTCAAGGTGATCAACACCGCCGTCCAGGGTTCGCTCGCCGTCCCGCAGATCCTCCAGGCACTGTCCAAATTGGACCGTGACCCGGACGTCGACGTCATCGTGATCGCGCGCGGCGGCGGCAGCGTGGAAGACCTGTTGCCGTTCTCCGACGAAGCGCTGTGCCGCGCCGTGTCCGCGGCCGGGACCCCGGTGGTCAGCGCCATCGGGCACGAGCCGGACACCCCCCTGCTCGACCACGTCGCCGACCTCCGCTGCTCGACGCCGACCGACGCCAGCAAGCGGATCGTGCCCGACGTGCGCGAGGAGACCCAGCGCGTCCACCAGATGCGCGATCGCGGCCGCCGCGCCCTGCACGGCTGGGTGGACACCCAGGTCAGGCTGCTGAACCAGATGCGCAGCCGCCCCGTGCTCGCCGATCCGCTCGGCCCGATCCAGCGGCGCTCCGACGACGTGGAGATCCACCGCGAACGCGGTCGCCGCGCGATGCTCACGCTGCTCGCGAAGGACCAGGCCGAGATCGCCAGCGCCCGCGCGCGGCTGACCGCGCTCGGCCCGGCGGCGACCCTCGAACGCGGCTACGCCGTGGTGCAGTACACCGATTCCGAAGGCAACCTCCAGGTACTCCGGTCCGTCTCCGAGGTCGTGGACGGCGCGAAACTGCGCGTCCGCGTGGTCGACGGCGCGCTCGGCGCCGTCGTCTCAGGAGAGCCGGAGGAGGGGCGTTGA
- a CDS encoding lipid droplet-associated protein, protein MKPLPLPLRVAAGLAVTTAERVRELPKQLTGLPVTVVSQVLQFSMRVQQHVTELAIKGDDALSGLRPVEDTPSWATFDEDLPPDLGERRYERDSCVIPLREDAEVPEPRAETNGHLHDLEALTEDPWAEEERALAEEHPDGEFDSASAPVTSGPAGLDDYDTLTLPQLRARLRRFDLAQLEELLTYEKANADRASFVGMLARRIGNVKKADGDGAEGQ, encoded by the coding sequence ATGAAGCCTCTCCCGCTCCCCCTCCGGGTCGCCGCGGGCCTCGCCGTCACCACCGCCGAGCGGGTTCGCGAACTTCCCAAGCAGCTCACCGGGCTCCCCGTCACGGTGGTCAGCCAGGTGCTCCAGTTCTCCATGCGCGTCCAGCAGCACGTCACCGAGCTCGCCATCAAGGGCGACGACGCGCTGTCGGGCCTTCGCCCGGTCGAGGACACGCCCAGCTGGGCGACCTTCGACGAAGACCTCCCGCCGGACCTGGGTGAACGCCGGTACGAACGCGACTCGTGCGTCATCCCGCTGAGGGAGGACGCCGAGGTTCCCGAGCCGCGTGCCGAGACCAACGGCCACCTCCACGACCTCGAAGCGCTCACCGAAGACCCGTGGGCCGAGGAGGAGCGCGCGCTCGCCGAGGAGCACCCCGACGGCGAGTTCGACAGCGCGAGCGCGCCCGTGACCTCCGGTCCGGCCGGGCTCGACGACTACGACACGCTCACCTTGCCGCAGCTGCGCGCCCGTCTGCGCCGGTTCGACCTCGCTCAGCTGGAAGAGCTGCTGACCTACGAGAAGGCGAACGCCGACAGGGCGTCGTTCGTCGGCATGCTCGCGCGGCGCATCGGGAACGTGAAGAAGGCCGACGGCGACGGCGCGGAAGGCCAGTGA
- a CDS encoding 4-hydroxy-3-methylbut-2-enyl diphosphate reductase — MSSASPGITPAGSPTITESGVPAGGKRVLLAKPRGYCAGVDRAVIAVEKALELYGAPVYVRKEIVHNRHVVETLRERGVIFVDETSEVPEGELVVFSAHGVSPAVHAEAAERNLRTIDATCPLVTKVHKEVNRFAKDDYDILLIGHEGHEEVEGTAGEAPDKVQLVDTAEDVDKVQVRDPSKVIWLSQTTLSVDETMERVDQLRDKFPGLADPPSDDICYATTNRQVAVKAMAAECDLVLVVGSTNSSNSKRLVEVALKAGARASHLVDFAHEVDEAWLEGVETVGVTSGASVPDVLVMDLLAWLAERGWDSVDEVTTANEKIAFALPHELRKAAKA; from the coding sequence ATGAGTTCTGCGAGTCCCGGAATCACGCCCGCCGGCAGTCCGACGATCACCGAGTCCGGTGTGCCGGCAGGTGGCAAACGTGTCCTGCTCGCCAAGCCTCGCGGCTACTGCGCGGGTGTCGACCGCGCGGTCATCGCCGTCGAAAAGGCACTCGAGCTCTACGGCGCACCCGTGTACGTGCGCAAGGAGATCGTGCACAACCGGCACGTCGTGGAGACCCTGCGCGAACGCGGGGTGATCTTCGTCGACGAGACCTCCGAGGTGCCCGAGGGCGAACTGGTGGTGTTCTCCGCGCACGGCGTCTCGCCCGCGGTGCACGCCGAGGCGGCCGAGCGCAACCTGCGGACCATCGACGCGACCTGCCCGCTCGTGACCAAGGTGCACAAGGAAGTCAACCGGTTCGCGAAGGACGACTACGACATCCTGCTGATCGGCCACGAAGGCCACGAAGAGGTCGAAGGCACCGCCGGCGAGGCCCCCGACAAGGTGCAGCTCGTCGACACCGCCGAGGACGTCGACAAGGTCCAGGTCCGCGACCCGTCGAAGGTCATCTGGCTGTCGCAGACCACCCTTTCGGTGGACGAGACCATGGAGCGCGTGGATCAGCTGCGGGACAAGTTCCCCGGCTTGGCCGACCCGCCCAGCGACGACATCTGCTACGCCACCACGAACCGCCAGGTCGCGGTCAAGGCCATGGCCGCCGAGTGTGACCTGGTGCTGGTGGTCGGCTCGACGAACTCTTCCAACTCGAAGCGGCTGGTCGAGGTCGCGCTGAAGGCGGGGGCGCGCGCGTCGCACCTGGTCGACTTCGCGCACGAGGTCGATGAAGCCTGGCTCGAAGGCGTCGAGACCGTCGGTGTCACCAGCGGCGCTTCCGTGCCGGACGTGCTGGTGATGGACCTGCTGGCGTGGCTGGCCGAGCGTGGCTGGGACAGCGTCGACGAGGTCACCACCGCGAACGAGAAGATCGCGTTCGCGCTTCCGCACGAGCTGCGCAAGGCCGCGAAGGCCTGA
- a CDS encoding DUF6542 domain-containing protein: protein MTAIRDRQSDPDADDVPVAWDERPLVGARRGLPWWAAVLVGFGLAILGAFVDMMMQKDLGLLFKACYALGAVAAVVAVQRRGLFGPMVQPPLVLAVTVPGVILLTSDGSKGTDLLSRAFDVGTPLINGFPTMAITTGVTLAIGIFRIYRERDPEAPVKVKPGTKPERRDEAKPAARPAAAAAPGRGRPASRTGQTPPPPSRRGAPRDAAPRDGAPPRRRPVDDERRPRRDAEPGARKPPPPGRQPRRPRPEDGEPRRRDPRGESAPGAPRRRPPRADDPRRGGQPPRRRPWDDER from the coding sequence GTGACCGCGATTCGCGATCGCCAGAGCGATCCTGATGCCGACGACGTCCCCGTTGCCTGGGACGAGCGTCCGCTCGTCGGCGCCAGGCGCGGGCTGCCCTGGTGGGCGGCCGTCCTGGTGGGCTTCGGGCTCGCCATCCTTGGCGCCTTCGTCGACATGATGATGCAGAAGGACCTGGGGCTGCTGTTCAAGGCCTGCTACGCGCTCGGCGCGGTGGCCGCGGTGGTGGCCGTCCAGCGCCGCGGGCTGTTCGGCCCGATGGTGCAGCCGCCCCTGGTCCTCGCCGTGACCGTCCCGGGAGTGATCCTCCTGACCTCGGACGGCAGCAAGGGCACGGACCTTCTTTCGAGAGCCTTCGACGTCGGCACGCCGCTGATCAACGGCTTCCCGACGATGGCCATCACCACCGGCGTCACCTTGGCGATCGGCATCTTCCGGATCTACCGCGAACGCGATCCCGAGGCACCGGTGAAGGTCAAGCCGGGCACCAAACCGGAACGTCGCGACGAGGCCAAGCCCGCCGCCCGTCCCGCCGCGGCCGCCGCGCCGGGCCGTGGCCGTCCGGCGTCCCGGACCGGTCAGACCCCGCCCCCGCCTTCCCGCCGCGGTGCTCCCCGGGACGCCGCGCCGCGAGACGGTGCCCCGCCCCGTCGCCGTCCGGTCGACGACGAGCGCCGCCCCCGCCGCGACGCCGAACCCGGCGCCCGCAAACCACCGCCGCCGGGACGGCAGCCCCGGCGGCCGCGCCCGGAAGACGGCGAACCTCGTCGCCGCGATCCCCGTGGCGAAAGCGCCCCCGGTGCCCCGCGCCGACGCCCGCCGCGTGCGGACGACCCGCGCCGTGGAGGGCAGCCGCCCCGCCGCCGGCCGTGGGACGACGAGCGGTGA
- the rmuC gene encoding DNA recombination protein RmuC: protein MATVITTAAVVLALLLLAAVALLWRLYNDGMRRADAAAKQVAAERAKADQQQLALRRYEVAFASISGRGELGEQVLLETARALGLREELHFTLQTDLAGGGAAKPDMVLRVGGGRTVPVDAKASMACWAEAVETDDPEERLDALRVHVRQLRSRAAELAGKGYQRWADAIYGTIMFVPSDAAVVAALDTDPELLRWMLDRRVFLCGPTGFAVLASAALFAATERALVEDVEQVRAGAAAAHRAAGNAVDALNLSSTHLQRFISARRRELEALESFRSTVSPLTDAAGSPAPVPLIRKADELPAS from the coding sequence GTGGCGACGGTGATCACCACCGCGGCCGTCGTGCTCGCGTTGCTGCTGCTCGCGGCCGTCGCGCTGCTGTGGCGGCTGTACAACGACGGCATGCGGCGGGCGGACGCGGCGGCGAAACAGGTCGCGGCCGAGCGAGCGAAGGCGGATCAGCAGCAGCTCGCGCTGCGCCGGTACGAGGTCGCGTTCGCCTCGATCAGCGGCCGGGGCGAGTTGGGCGAGCAAGTGCTCCTGGAGACCGCACGCGCGCTCGGGCTCCGCGAGGAGCTGCACTTCACCTTGCAGACGGATCTGGCGGGCGGCGGCGCCGCGAAACCGGACATGGTGCTGCGGGTCGGCGGCGGCCGGACGGTCCCCGTCGACGCGAAGGCGAGCATGGCCTGCTGGGCCGAGGCCGTCGAGACCGACGACCCCGAAGAACGGCTGGACGCGCTGCGCGTCCACGTCCGGCAGCTGCGGTCACGGGCGGCCGAGCTCGCGGGCAAGGGCTACCAGCGCTGGGCCGACGCGATCTACGGGACGATCATGTTCGTCCCGTCCGACGCGGCCGTCGTGGCCGCACTGGACACCGACCCGGAACTGCTGCGCTGGATGCTGGACCGGCGGGTCTTCCTGTGCGGGCCGACGGGATTCGCCGTGCTGGCCTCCGCCGCGCTGTTCGCCGCCACCGAACGGGCACTGGTCGAGGACGTCGAGCAGGTACGAGCGGGCGCCGCGGCCGCGCACCGGGCAGCCGGCAACGCGGTCGACGCGCTGAACCTGTCGAGCACCCACCTGCAGCGTTTCATCTCGGCGCGGCGTCGGGAGCTGGAGGCGCTCGAGAGCTTCCGGAGCACGGTCTCGCCGCTGACGGACGCCGCGGGCAGCCCGGCGCCGGTGCCGCTGATCAGGAAAGCGGACGAACTCCCCGCGTCGTGA
- a CDS encoding exonuclease SbcCD subunit D — protein sequence MKLLHTSDWHIGRTFHGADLLAEQEAVLGHLADLVVAESVDVVLVSGDIYDRAVPSAEAVRVATTALGRIRQAGAKLVMTPGNHDSAPRLGAFAEFAAAGGLHLRATIDGLAEPVLLPDEHGEVALYGIPYLEPEPARHALGVPEARGHTGVLTEAMRRIREDLAGRPSGTRSVVLAHAFVTGGEPTESERTIAVGGVEQVPGSVFDGVDYVALGHLHGPQTLAEHLRYSGSPLAYSFSETRQRKSVWLVELGADGLAEVRRHELPVPRHLAMLRGELAELLSDPEHDGLTEHFLSFTVTDRVRPIDAMRKLRERFPYAVHMDWQPEGGHDGAALKYAEAVRGRSDVEITRSFLEDCRGSAPSESEERLVLAALGAAGREREV from the coding sequence GTGAAGCTCCTGCACACCTCCGACTGGCATATCGGCCGCACCTTCCACGGCGCCGATCTGCTCGCCGAACAGGAAGCCGTGCTGGGTCATCTCGCCGATCTCGTGGTCGCCGAGTCGGTCGACGTCGTGCTCGTGTCCGGCGACATCTACGACCGTGCGGTGCCTTCGGCGGAGGCCGTCCGCGTGGCCACCACGGCGCTGGGCCGGATCCGGCAGGCCGGGGCGAAACTGGTGATGACCCCGGGCAATCACGACTCCGCGCCGCGGCTGGGCGCGTTCGCCGAATTCGCCGCGGCGGGCGGGCTGCATCTGCGCGCCACGATCGACGGGCTCGCCGAGCCGGTGCTGCTGCCCGACGAACACGGCGAGGTCGCCCTCTACGGCATCCCGTATCTGGAACCGGAGCCCGCGCGGCACGCCCTCGGTGTCCCCGAGGCCCGCGGCCACACCGGCGTTCTCACCGAAGCGATGCGGCGGATCCGGGAGGATCTCGCCGGGCGGCCGTCCGGGACGCGGTCGGTGGTGCTCGCGCACGCCTTCGTCACCGGCGGCGAGCCGACCGAATCCGAGCGGACCATCGCGGTCGGCGGCGTCGAGCAGGTGCCGGGTTCGGTGTTCGACGGCGTCGATTACGTCGCACTCGGCCACCTGCACGGCCCGCAGACCCTCGCCGAGCACCTGCGCTATTCCGGCAGCCCGCTGGCGTACTCGTTTTCCGAGACACGCCAACGGAAATCGGTCTGGCTGGTGGAACTCGGCGCCGACGGGCTGGCCGAGGTCCGGCGCCACGAACTGCCGGTGCCGAGGCATCTCGCGATGCTGCGCGGCGAGCTGGCGGAGCTGCTTTCGGATCCGGAGCACGACGGCCTCACCGAACATTTCCTCTCTTTCACGGTCACGGATCGGGTCCGCCCGATCGACGCGATGCGCAAACTGCGTGAGCGGTTCCCGTACGCGGTGCACATGGACTGGCAGCCGGAGGGCGGGCACGACGGGGCCGCGCTGAAGTACGCCGAAGCCGTCCGCGGGCGGTCCGACGTCGAGATCACCCGCAGTTTCCTGGAGGACTGCCGTGGCTCCGCGCCGTCGGAGAGCGAGGAGCGGCTGGTGCTGGCGGCGCTGGGCGCGGCGGGCAGGGAGCGCGAAGTATGA